In Methyloterricola oryzae, one DNA window encodes the following:
- the ispF gene encoding 2-C-methyl-D-erythritol 2,4-cyclodiphosphate synthase, producing the protein MFRIGQGYDAHKFKEGDGIVMAGVHIPFTKAMAAHSDGDVALHALCDALLGAAALGDIGKHFPDTDQSFKGIDSRILLRDVCAKLKGMGYRPVNVDLTIIAQAPKMAPHIPAMREIIASDLGVELDAVNVKATTTEGMGFEGRGEGISSLATVLLEKP; encoded by the coding sequence ATGTTTCGCATAGGCCAGGGCTACGACGCCCACAAATTCAAGGAAGGCGACGGTATCGTCATGGCGGGCGTGCACATCCCCTTCACCAAGGCCATGGCCGCCCATTCCGATGGCGACGTGGCGTTGCACGCCCTGTGCGACGCGCTCCTGGGCGCCGCCGCCCTGGGCGATATCGGCAAGCACTTCCCGGACACCGATCAATCCTTCAAGGGCATCGACAGCCGCATCCTGCTGCGCGACGTCTGCGCCAAGCTCAAGGGCATGGGCTACCGGCCGGTGAACGTGGACCTCACCATCATCGCCCAGGCCCCCAAGATGGCGCCGCATATCCCCGCCATGCGCGAAATCATCGCCAGTGACCTTGGGGTGGAACTGGATGCGGTGAACGTCAAAGCCACCACCACCGAAGGCATGGGCTTCGAAGGCCGCGGCGAAGGCATCTCCTCCCTGGCGACGGTGCTCCTGGAAAAACCGTGA
- the ispD gene encoding 2-C-methyl-D-erythritol 4-phosphate cytidylyltransferase, with protein sequence MTACIRYWGVVPAAGVGKRMGGVIPKQYLAVAGKPVLQHTLERLLAVERFAAIAVALGAEDGYWPDLPCANEARIVTAPGGKERADSVLAALVRLEELAHLEDWVLVHDAARMCVTPSDVESLMDRLADHPVGGILALPSTDTLKGVEYGVIVDTVNRNHIWRALTPQMFRYGTLRFALEDAARRGLTVTDEASALELQGQRPAIVEGRPDNIKITRPEDLPLAAFYLEQQCFA encoded by the coding sequence ATGACGGCGTGCATCCGCTACTGGGGCGTCGTCCCCGCCGCCGGCGTGGGCAAACGCATGGGCGGTGTCATCCCCAAGCAATATCTGGCCGTGGCCGGCAAGCCGGTGTTGCAGCACACCCTGGAGCGCCTGCTGGCGGTGGAGCGTTTCGCCGCCATCGCAGTGGCCCTGGGCGCCGAGGACGGCTACTGGCCCGACCTGCCCTGCGCCAATGAGGCCCGCATCGTCACCGCGCCCGGCGGCAAGGAAAGGGCGGATTCGGTGCTGGCGGCCCTGGTCCGGCTCGAGGAACTGGCTCATTTGGAGGACTGGGTGCTGGTGCACGATGCCGCTCGCATGTGCGTCACTCCTAGCGATGTGGAAAGCCTCATGGACCGACTGGCGGACCACCCCGTCGGCGGCATACTCGCCCTGCCCTCCACCGACACCCTGAAGGGTGTGGAATACGGCGTCATCGTCGACACGGTGAACCGCAACCATATCTGGCGCGCCCTGACGCCGCAGATGTTCCGCTACGGCACCCTGCGCTTTGCCCTGGAGGACGCCGCCCGGCGCGGACTGACCGTCACCGACGAGGCCAGCGCCCTGGAACTGCAGGGCCAGCGCCCGGCCATCGTGGAAGGCCGCCCCGACAATATCAAGATCACGCGGCCGGAGGATCTGCCCCTGGCCGCCTTTTACCTGGAGCAGCAATGTTTCGCATAG
- the ftsB gene encoding cell division protein FtsB has protein sequence MKKLIVFLLLLIGLLQYRLWFGDGNVLELHRLGERIEELRREGTRRQERNAALEAEVMDLKQGTDAIEERARQDLGMIKEGEFFVQVIEHQPPPSPAPAAKETPKGTPVPKRRRARKPPSDPVEEFDRQAQPSAAPAPARAD, from the coding sequence TTGAAGAAGCTGATCGTCTTCCTGTTGCTCCTGATCGGGCTGTTGCAATACCGGCTCTGGTTCGGTGACGGCAATGTGCTGGAGCTGCACCGCCTGGGCGAGCGCATCGAGGAACTGCGCCGGGAAGGCACGCGGCGGCAGGAACGCAACGCCGCCCTGGAGGCCGAGGTGATGGACCTCAAGCAGGGCACCGACGCCATCGAGGAAAGAGCCCGCCAGGACCTGGGCATGATCAAGGAAGGCGAGTTCTTTGTGCAGGTGATCGAGCATCAGCCGCCACCCAGCCCGGCGCCCGCCGCCAAGGAGACACCCAAGGGCACGCCGGTTCCAAAACGTCGCCGGGCGCGTAAACCGCCTTCCGATCCGGTGGAGGAGTTCGACCGGCAGGCGCAACCTTCGGCTGCTCCCGCACCGGCCAGGGCTGATTAG
- the eno gene encoding phosphopyruvate hydratase: MSKITDIKAREVLDSRGNPTVAADVVLADGSFGSAMVPSGASTGSREAIELRDGDKQRYLGKGVLKAVENANTTLREAVIGLDAGDQAALDARMIELDGTDNKGRLGANALLAISLASARAHAASVGKPLYAALNTTGEFIMPVPMMNIINGGAHADNSVDLQEFMILPVGAPSFREALRYGAEVFHNLKKVLHDRGLATTVGDEGGFAPNLSSNEEAIEVILEAIAKAGYQAGKDIYLGLDVASSEFYKDGQYDLASESRKFDSAGFIDYLAAWVDKYPIVSIEDGLAEGDWDGWKLLSDKLGSRIQLVGDDLFVTNPKILKEGIDKGIANSILIKVNQIGTLTETLEAIRMAQAAGYTAVVSHRSGETEDSTIADLAVATGAGQIKTGSLSRSDRVAKYNRLLVIEEELGSRAVYAGRNAFKRAI, encoded by the coding sequence ATGAGCAAGATCACTGACATCAAAGCCCGCGAAGTGCTGGACTCCCGCGGCAATCCCACCGTCGCGGCCGACGTGGTCCTGGCCGACGGCTCCTTCGGCTCTGCCATGGTGCCCTCCGGCGCCTCAACCGGCAGCCGCGAGGCCATCGAATTGCGCGACGGCGACAAGCAGCGTTATCTGGGCAAGGGCGTGCTCAAGGCGGTGGAGAACGCCAATACCACCCTGCGCGAGGCCGTAATCGGCCTGGATGCCGGCGACCAGGCCGCGTTGGACGCTCGCATGATCGAATTGGACGGCACCGACAACAAGGGCCGCCTGGGCGCCAACGCCCTGCTCGCCATTTCCCTGGCCAGCGCCCGCGCCCACGCCGCATCCGTCGGCAAGCCCTTGTACGCCGCACTCAACACCACGGGCGAGTTCATCATGCCGGTGCCGATGATGAACATCATCAACGGCGGCGCCCATGCCGACAACAGCGTGGACTTGCAAGAGTTCATGATCCTGCCGGTGGGCGCGCCCAGCTTCCGCGAGGCCCTGCGCTATGGCGCCGAGGTGTTCCATAACCTGAAGAAAGTGCTGCACGACCGCGGCCTGGCCACCACCGTGGGCGACGAGGGCGGCTTCGCCCCCAACCTGTCCTCCAACGAGGAGGCCATCGAAGTGATCCTGGAGGCCATCGCCAAGGCCGGCTACCAGGCGGGCAAGGACATCTACCTGGGCCTGGACGTGGCCAGCTCCGAGTTCTACAAGGACGGCCAGTACGACCTGGCCTCCGAGAGCCGCAAGTTCGATTCCGCCGGTTTCATCGATTACCTGGCCGCCTGGGTGGACAAATATCCCATCGTCAGCATCGAGGACGGTCTGGCGGAGGGCGACTGGGACGGCTGGAAACTGCTCTCGGACAAGCTGGGCTCCCGCATCCAACTGGTGGGCGACGACCTGTTCGTCACCAACCCGAAGATTCTCAAGGAAGGCATCGACAAGGGCATCGCCAACTCCATCCTGATCAAGGTCAACCAGATCGGCACCCTCACCGAAACCCTGGAAGCCATCCGCATGGCCCAGGCCGCCGGCTACACGGCGGTCGTCTCGCATCGCTCTGGCGAAACCGAGGACAGCACCATCGCCGACCTCGCGGTGGCCACGGGCGCCGGACAGATCAAGACCGGTTCATTGAGCCGCTCCGACCGTGTGGCCAAATACAATCGCCTCCTGGTGATCGAGGAAGAGTTGGGCAGCCGCGCGGTCTACGCCGGGCGCAATGCCTTCAAACGCGCCATCTGA
- the kdsA gene encoding 3-deoxy-8-phosphooctulonate synthase — MNLCGFEAGLKQPFFLIAGPCVIESEQLALDTAGQLKEMTARLGIPFIYKSSFDKANRSSLGSFRGLGIETGLKILETVKQSVGVPVLTDVHEDTPLDEVASVVDVLQTPAFLCRQTNFIQAVAAQGKPVNIKKGQFMAPWDMQNVVSKAQATGNQQIMVCERGVSFGYNNLVSDMRSLVVMRETGCPVVFDATHSVQLPGGQGHASGGQREFVPTLAKAAIAVGIAGLFVETHPDPDKALSDGPNSWPLARMPELLGVLCAIDRTVKNAELL, encoded by the coding sequence ATGAATCTCTGTGGCTTTGAAGCCGGGCTGAAGCAGCCCTTTTTCCTGATTGCCGGCCCCTGCGTCATCGAAAGCGAGCAACTGGCCCTGGACACCGCCGGGCAGTTGAAGGAAATGACCGCGCGGCTGGGCATCCCCTTCATCTACAAATCCTCCTTCGACAAGGCCAATCGCTCCTCCCTGGGGAGTTTTCGAGGCCTCGGCATCGAGACGGGACTCAAGATCCTGGAGACGGTGAAGCAGTCCGTGGGCGTGCCGGTCCTCACCGACGTGCACGAGGACACCCCCCTGGACGAGGTGGCCAGCGTGGTGGACGTGCTGCAGACGCCCGCCTTCCTCTGCCGGCAGACCAATTTCATCCAGGCGGTGGCGGCCCAGGGCAAGCCGGTCAACATCAAGAAAGGCCAGTTCATGGCGCCCTGGGACATGCAGAACGTGGTCAGCAAGGCCCAGGCCACGGGCAACCAGCAGATTATGGTATGCGAGCGCGGTGTCTCTTTCGGCTACAATAACCTGGTCTCCGACATGCGCTCCCTGGTGGTGATGCGCGAAACCGGCTGCCCCGTGGTATTCGACGCCACCCACTCGGTGCAACTCCCCGGCGGCCAGGGGCATGCCTCCGGCGGGCAGCGCGAGTTCGTGCCGACCCTGGCCAAGGCCGCCATTGCCGTGGGCATCGCCGGCCTGTTCGTGGAAACCCACCCCGATCCCGACAAGGCCCTGAGCGACGGCCCCAATTCCTGGCCGCTGGCGCGCATGCCCGAACTGCTGGGAGTGCTGTGTGCCATCGACCGCACCGTCAAGAACGCTGAATTGCTATAA
- a CDS encoding CTP synthase has product MTKYIFITGGVVSSLGKGIAASSLAAILEARGLKVTMTKLDPYINVDPGTMSPFQHGEVFVTEDGAETDLDLGHYERFLCTTMQKANNFTTGQIYENVIRKERRGEYLGATVQVIPHITDEIKRVIKQGAEGYDVALVEIGGTVGDIESLPFMETIRQMRVDLGEDKTLFIHLTLVPFIASAGELKTKPTQHSVKELRTIGIQPDVLICRSDRFIPKSERRKIALFTNVHEDAVISAVDADSIYRIPMMLHEQGLDDIVVRKLRLDVPPADLSEWQNVIRALENPRDEVTIAMVGKYVNHSDAYKSLTEALVHAGISNRTKVNIRFIESEEIEDRGPGSLEGVDAILVPGGFGERGIEGKIATVKYAREKRIPYLGICLGMQVAVIEFARDVAHLEGAHSTEFLPTTPHPVIALITEWQDESGHIEQRSADCDLGGTMRLGGQKCRLLPDTLARSLYGKDVITERHRHRYEFNNHFQKKLEDAGLRISGKSLDGRLVEVIEIPDHPWFLACQFHPEFTSTPRKGHPLFAGFVGAAREHCLGTAVKERQA; this is encoded by the coding sequence ATGACCAAATACATCTTCATCACCGGCGGCGTGGTCTCCTCGCTGGGCAAGGGCATTGCGGCCTCGTCCCTGGCGGCAATCCTGGAGGCGCGCGGGCTCAAGGTCACCATGACCAAGCTCGACCCCTATATCAATGTCGATCCCGGCACCATGAGCCCCTTCCAGCACGGCGAGGTGTTCGTCACCGAGGACGGCGCCGAAACCGACCTGGACCTGGGCCATTACGAGCGCTTCCTCTGCACCACCATGCAGAAGGCCAACAACTTCACCACCGGCCAGATCTACGAAAACGTGATCCGCAAGGAACGCCGCGGCGAGTACCTGGGCGCCACGGTGCAGGTGATCCCCCACATCACCGACGAGATCAAGCGCGTCATCAAGCAGGGCGCGGAAGGCTACGACGTGGCCCTGGTCGAGATCGGCGGCACCGTAGGCGACATCGAGTCCCTCCCCTTCATGGAGACCATCCGCCAGATGCGGGTGGACCTGGGGGAGGACAAGACCCTGTTCATCCACCTGACCCTGGTGCCCTTCATCGCCAGCGCGGGCGAACTGAAGACCAAGCCCACCCAGCACTCGGTGAAGGAACTGCGCACCATCGGCATCCAGCCCGACGTGCTGATCTGCCGCTCGGACCGCTTCATTCCCAAGAGCGAGCGGCGCAAGATCGCCCTGTTCACCAATGTCCACGAGGACGCCGTGATTTCTGCGGTGGATGCGGACTCCATCTATCGCATCCCCATGATGCTGCACGAGCAGGGCCTGGACGACATCGTGGTGCGCAAGCTGCGCCTGGACGTGCCGCCGGCGGACCTGAGCGAGTGGCAGAACGTGATACGTGCCCTGGAGAACCCCCGGGACGAAGTCACCATCGCCATGGTGGGCAAGTACGTCAACCATTCCGACGCCTACAAGTCCCTGACCGAGGCCCTGGTGCACGCCGGCATCAGCAACCGGACCAAGGTCAACATTCGCTTCATCGAATCCGAGGAAATCGAGGACCGCGGTCCCGGCAGCCTGGAGGGCGTGGACGCCATCCTGGTGCCCGGGGGCTTCGGCGAACGCGGCATTGAAGGCAAGATCGCCACGGTGAAATATGCCCGCGAGAAGCGGATCCCCTACCTCGGCATTTGCTTAGGAATGCAGGTGGCGGTGATCGAGTTCGCCCGCGACGTGGCCCACCTGGAAGGCGCCCACAGCACCGAATTCCTCCCGACCACGCCGCATCCGGTGATTGCCCTCATCACCGAGTGGCAGGACGAATCCGGCCATATCGAGCAGCGTAGCGCCGATTGCGACCTGGGCGGCACCATGCGCCTGGGCGGGCAGAAATGCCGACTGCTGCCCGACACCCTCGCCCGCAGCCTGTATGGCAAGGACGTGATCACCGAGCGTCATCGCCACCGCTACGAATTCAACAACCATTTCCAGAAGAAACTGGAAGACGCGGGATTGCGCATTTCCGGCAAGTCCCTGGACGGGCGCCTGGTGGAAGTGATTGAGATCCCCGACCACCCCTGGTTCCTGGCTTGCCAGTTCCACCCGGAATTCACCTCGACCCCTCGCAAGGGCCATCCCCTGTTCGCCGGCTTCGTGGGCGCCGCCCGCGAGCACTGCCTCGGCACCGCCGTCAAGGAACGCCAAGCATGA
- a CDS encoding PhoH family protein — translation MSEIKEPESKLFILDTNVLMHDPSSLFRFQEHDIFIPMIVLEELDHSKKGLTEIARNARQASRFLDELIQHADLTVINSGIPLPQLQYAARIDEKCSGRLFFQVSRLTSALPESLPGGVADNSILATARALADDRKDTQVILVSKDINMRIKASVLGIRAEDYHSDQVLDDINLLYSGAAELPLDFWETHGSKMDSWQDPRGRTFYKVAGPLAAGWHINQFLYLPDDSGFEAIVRSLDKGTAVIELARDFRSSQHNVWGIQARNREQNFALNVLMDPDIDFVTLLGTAGTGKTLLTLAAGLTQTLDDKLYKEIIMTRETIPLGEDIGFLPGTEEEKMTPWMGALLDNLELLGSHGESGDWERQATNNLLLNRVKVRSLNFMRGRTFLNRYIILDEAQNLTPKQMKTLITRAGPGTKIVCLGNIGQIDTPYLTGTTSGLTYAVDRFKPWPYGAHITLRRGERSRLADYASDNL, via the coding sequence ATGAGCGAAATCAAGGAACCTGAATCCAAGCTCTTCATACTCGACACCAATGTGCTGATGCACGACCCCTCGTCGCTGTTCCGCTTCCAGGAGCACGACATCTTCATCCCCATGATCGTCCTGGAAGAATTGGATCATTCCAAGAAAGGGCTCACCGAGATTGCCCGCAACGCCCGCCAGGCCAGCCGCTTTCTGGACGAGTTGATCCAGCACGCGGACCTGACCGTCATCAACAGCGGGATTCCCCTGCCGCAGTTGCAATACGCCGCGCGCATCGACGAGAAGTGCTCGGGCCGGCTGTTCTTCCAGGTGAGCCGCCTCACCTCCGCTCTCCCCGAGAGTCTGCCGGGGGGCGTGGCCGACAATTCCATCCTGGCCACCGCCAGGGCCCTGGCGGACGACCGCAAGGACACCCAGGTGATCCTGGTGTCCAAGGACATCAACATGCGCATCAAGGCCTCGGTGCTGGGCATCCGCGCCGAGGACTACCACAGCGACCAGGTGCTGGACGACATCAACCTGCTCTACAGCGGCGCCGCCGAACTGCCCCTGGATTTCTGGGAGACCCACGGCAGCAAGATGGACTCCTGGCAGGATCCTCGCGGGCGCACCTTCTACAAAGTCGCCGGACCCCTGGCGGCCGGCTGGCACATCAACCAGTTCCTCTACCTGCCGGACGATTCCGGCTTCGAGGCCATCGTGCGCTCCCTCGACAAAGGGACCGCCGTGATCGAACTGGCCCGCGACTTCCGTTCGTCCCAGCACAATGTCTGGGGCATACAGGCGCGCAACCGCGAGCAGAACTTCGCCCTCAACGTCCTCATGGACCCGGACATCGACTTTGTCACCCTGCTGGGCACCGCGGGCACGGGCAAGACCCTGCTGACCCTGGCCGCCGGGCTGACCCAGACCCTGGACGACAAGCTGTACAAGGAAATCATCATGACCCGCGAGACCATCCCCCTGGGCGAGGACATCGGTTTCCTGCCGGGCACGGAAGAGGAGAAGATGACACCCTGGATGGGCGCGTTGCTGGACAATCTGGAATTGTTGGGCAGCCACGGTGAAAGCGGCGACTGGGAGCGCCAGGCCACCAACAACCTGCTGCTGAACCGGGTGAAGGTGCGCTCCCTCAACTTCATGCGCGGACGCACCTTCCTCAACCGCTACATCATTCTGGACGAGGCACAGAACCTCACGCCCAAGCAGATGAAGACCCTGATCACCCGCGCCGGCCCCGGCACCAAGATCGTCTGCCTGGGCAACATCGGCCAGATCGATACGCCCTATCTCACCGGCACGACGTCCGGCCTCACCTACGCGGTGGACCGCTTCAAGCCCTGGCCCTACGGCGCCCACATCACCCTCAGGCGCGGTGAGCGCTCGCGTCTGGCGGACTATGCCTCGGACAACCTGTAG
- a CDS encoding peroxiredoxin, with the protein MSDTIAEGDPIPAFTVESTSGQAVSADDLKGNYSVLYFYPKDSTPGCTQEGQAFRDLHAEFDQLGAKIFGVSRDSLKSHENFKCKQGFPFELLSDPDESLCRAFDVIRMKNMYGKQVQGIERSTFLIDPQGRVAKVWRKVRVPGHAEEVLGVLKSLSGA; encoded by the coding sequence ATGTCCGATACCATCGCCGAGGGCGATCCAATCCCCGCCTTCACCGTCGAGTCCACCAGCGGCCAAGCTGTCAGCGCCGACGACCTCAAGGGCAATTACAGCGTGCTGTACTTCTATCCCAAGGACAGCACGCCGGGCTGCACCCAGGAGGGGCAAGCTTTTCGCGATCTGCACGCCGAATTTGACCAACTGGGGGCGAAAATCTTTGGCGTTTCCCGCGACAGCCTGAAATCCCACGAGAACTTCAAGTGCAAGCAGGGCTTTCCCTTCGAACTGCTGTCCGATCCGGACGAGAGCCTGTGCCGCGCCTTCGACGTCATCCGCATGAAGAACATGTATGGCAAGCAGGTTCAGGGCATCGAGCGCAGCACCTTCCTCATCGACCCGCAAGGCCGGGTGGCTAAGGTCTGGCGCAAGGTGCGCGTGCCCGGACACGCCGAAGAAGTGCTCGGCGTCCTCAAGTCCCTTAGCGGCGCCTGA